In Papio anubis isolate 15944 chromosome 17, Panubis1.0, whole genome shotgun sequence, the following are encoded in one genomic region:
- the CHD3 gene encoding chromodomain-helicase-DNA-binding protein 3 isoform X12, with product MASPLRDEEEEEEEMVVSEEEEEEEEEGDEEEEEVEAADEDDEEDDDEGVLGRGPGHDRGRDRHSPPGCHLFPPPPPPPPPPLPPPPPPPPPDKDDIRLLPSALGVKKRKRGPKKQKENKPGKPRKRKKRDSEEEFGSERDEYREKSESGGSEYGTGPGRKRRRKHREKKEKKTKRRKKGEGDGGQKQVEQKSSATLLLTWGLEDVEHVFSEEDYHTLTNYKAFSQFMRPLIAKKNPKIPMSKMMTILGAKWREFSANNPFKGSAAAVAAAAAAAAAAVAEQVSAAVSSATPIAPSGPPALPPPPAADIQPPPIRRAKTKEGKGPGHKRRSKSPRVPDGRKKLRGKKMAPLKIKLGLLGGKRKKGGSYVFQSDEGPEPEAEESDLDSGSVHSASGRPDGPVRTKKLKRGRPGRKKKKVLGCPAVAGEEEVDGYETDHQDYCEVCQQGGEIILCDTCPRAYHLVCLDPELDRAPEGKWSCPHCEKEGVQWEAKEEEEEYEEEGEEEGEKEEEDDHMEYCRVCKDGGELLCCDACISSYHIHCLNPPLPDIPNGEWLCPRCTCPVLKGRVQKILHWRWGEPPVAVPAPQQADGNPDVPAPRPLQGRSEREFFVKWVGLSYWHCSWAKELQLEIFHLVMYRNYQRKNDMDEPPPLDYGSGEDDGKSDKRKVKDPHYAEMEEKYYRFGIKPEWMTVHRIINHSVDKKGNYHYLVKWRDLPYDQSTWEEDEMNIPEYEEHKQSYWRHRELIMGEDPAQPRKYKKKKKELQGDGPPSSPTNDPTVKYETQPRFITATGGTLHMYQLEGLNWLRFSWAQGTDTILADEMGLGKTIQTIVFLYSLYKEGHTKGPFLVSAPLSTIINWEREFQMWAPKFYVVTYTGDKDSRAIIRENEFSFEDNAIKGGKKAFKMKREAQVKFHVLLTSYELITIDQAALGSIRWACLVVDEAHRLKNNQSKFFRVLNGYKIDHKLLLTGTPLQNNLEELFHLLNFLTPERFNNLEGFLEEFADISKEDQIKKLHDLLGPHMLRRLKADVFKNMPAKTELIVRVELSPMQKKYYKYILTRNFEALNSRGGGNQVSLLNIMMDLKKCCNHPYLFPVAAMESPKLPSGAYEGGALIKSSGKLMLLQKMLRKLKEQGHRVLIFSQMTKMLDLLEDFLDYEGYKYERIDGGITGALRQEAIDRFNAPGAQQFCFLLSTRAGGLGINLATADTVIIFDSDWNPHNDIQAFSRAHRIGQANKVMIYRFVTRASVEERITQVAKRKMMLTHLVVRPGLGSKAGSMSKQELDDILKFGTEELFKDENEGENKEEDSSVIHYDNEAIARLLDRNQDATEDTDVQNMNEYLSSFKVAQYVVREEDKIEEIEREIIKQEENVDPDYWEKLLRHHYEQQQEDLARNLGKGKRVRKQVNYNDAAQEDQDNQSEYSVGSEEEDEDFDERPEGRRQSKRQLRNEKDKPLPPLLARVGGNIEVLGFNTRQRKAFLNAVMRWGMPPQDAFTTQWLVRDLRGKTEKEFKAYVSLFMRHLCEPGADGSETFADGVPREGLSRQQVLTRIGVMSLVKKKVQEFEHINGRWSMPELMPDPSADSKRSSRASSPTKTSPTTPEASATNSPCTSKPATPAPSEKGEGIRTPLEKEEAENQEEKPEKNSRIGEKMDTEVDAPSPAPSLGERLEPRKIPLEDEVPGVPGEMELEPGYRGDREKSEDVKGDRELRPGPRDEPRSNGRREEKTEKPRFMFNIADGGFTELHTLWQNEERAAISSGKLNEIWHRRHDYWLLAGIVLHGYARWQDIQNDAQFAIINEPFKTEANKGNFLEMKNKFLARRFKLLEQALVIEEQLRRAAYLNLSQEPAHPAMALHARFAEAECLAESHQHLSKESLAGNKPANAVLHKVLNQLEELLSDMKADVTRLPATLSRIPPIAARLQMSERSILSRLASKGTEPHPTPAFPPGPYATPPGYGAAFSAAPVGALAAAGANYSQMPAGSFITAATNGPPVLVKKEKEMVGALVSDGLDRKEPRAGEVICIDD from the exons ATGGCTTCCCCTCTGagggacgaggaggaggaggaggaggagatggtggtgtcggaggaggaagaagaggaggaagaagagggcgacgaggaggaggaggaggtggaggcggCCGACGAGGACGATGAGGAGGACGACGACGAGGGAGTACTCGGGCGCGGGCCGGGCCACGACCGGGGCCGCGACCGCCACAGCCCCCCCGGCTGCCACCTcttcccgccgccgccgccgccaccgccgccaccgctgcccccgccgccgccgcccccgccgccaG ATAAGGATGACATTCGGCTGCTGCCTTCAGCATTGGGTGTGAAGAAGAGAAAACGAGGACCCAAGAAACAGAAGGAGAACAAGCCAGGAAAACCCCGAAAACGCAAGAAGCGT gacAGTGAGGAGGAATTTGGTTCTGAGCGAGATGAGTACCGGGAGAAGTCAGAGAGTGGGGGGAGTGAATATGGAACCGGACCAGGTCGGAAACGAAGAAGGAAGCACcgagaaaaaaaggagaagaagacaAAGCGGCGGAAAAAGGGGGAGGGAGATGGGGGGCAAAAG CAAGTGGAACAGAAGTCATCAGCAACTCTGCTTCTGACCTGGGGCCTGGAGGATGTGGAGCATGTGTTCTCTGAGGAGGATTACCACACACTCACCAACTACAAAGCCTTCAGCCAGTTCATGAG GCCCCTGATTGCTAAGAAGAATCCTAAGATCCCAATGTCTAAGATGATGACCATCCTTGGGGCCAAATGGAGAGAGTTCAGCGCCAACAACCCCTTCAAGGGGTCAGCAGCTGCTGtggcggcggcagcggcagcagcagcagcagctgtagCTGAGCAGGTGTCAGCTGCTGTCTCATCGGCCACCCCCATAGCACCCTCCGGACCCCCCGCCCTTCCACCACCCCCTGCTGCTGATATCCAGCCCCCACCCATCCGAAGAGCCAAAACCAAAGAGGGCAAAG GTCCAGGCCATAAGAGACGGAGTAAGAGCCCCCGAGTGCCTGATGGACGCAAGAAGCTTCGGGGAAAGAAAATGGCACCGCTCAAAATAAAACTAGGGCTGCTGGGtggcaagaggaagaaaggaggctcG TATGTTTTTCAGAGTGACGAAGGTCCTGAACCAGAGGCTGAGGAGTCAGACCTGGACAGTGGCAGTGTCCACAGTGCCTCAGGCCGGCCTGATGGCCCTGTCCGCACCAAGAAACTAAAGAGAGGCCGgccaggaaggaagaagaagaagg TCCTGGGCTGTCCTGCAGTGGccggggaggaggaggttgaTGGCTACGAGACGGATCACCAGGATTACTGTGAGGTGTGCCAGCAGGGTGGGGAAATTATTCTGTGTGACACCTGCCCTCGTGCCTACCACCTCGTCTGCCTTGATCCTGAGCTTGACCGGGCTCCCGAGGGCAAATGGAGCTGCCCTCACTGT GAGAAGGAGGGGGTCcagtgggaggccaaggaggaagaggaggaatacgaagaggagggagaggaggaaggggagaaggaggaggaggatgatcACATGGAGTACTGCCGCGTGTGCAAGGACGGCGGGGAGCTGCTGTGCTGTGACGCGTGCATCTCTTCCTACCACATTCATTGTCTAAACCCTCCCCTGCCTGACATTCCCAATGGTGAATGGCTGTGTCCCCGATGCACA TGCCCTGTGCTGAAGGGTCGAGTGCAGAAGATCCTGCATTGGCGGTGGGGGGAGCCGCCTGTAGCAGTGCCAGCCCCTCAACAGGCAGACGGGAATCCAGATGTCCCAGCCCCGCGTCCTCTTCAAGGCAGATCAGAGCGAGAGTTCTTTGTCAAGTGGGTGGGACTATCCTACTGGCACTGCTCCTGGGCCAAGGAGCTTCAG CTGGAAATCTTCCATTTGGTTATGTACCGAAACTACCAGCGGAAGAATGACATGGATGAGCCCCCGCCCCTGGACTATGGCTCCGGCGAGGATGATGGGAAGAGTGACAAGCGTAAAGTGAAAGACCCACACTATGCTGAGATGGAGGAGAAGTACTATCGTTTTGGCATCAAGCCAGAGTGGATGACTGTCCACCGTATCATCAACCACAG TGTGGATAAAAAGGGGAATTACCACTATCTAGTAAAATGGAGGGACTTGCCATATGACCAGTCCACGTGGGAGGAAGATGAAATGAATATCCCTGAATATGAAGAACATAAGCAAAGCTACTGGAGACACCG AGAACTAATTATGGGGGAAGACCCTGCCCAGCCCCGGAagtataagaaaaagaagaaggagctACAGGGTGATGGGCCTCCCAGTTCTCCCACTAATGAT CCTACCGTGAAATATGAGACTCAGCCACGGTTTATCACAGCCACTGGAGgcaccctgcacatgtaccagCTGGAAGGGCTGAACTGGCTGCGCTTCTCCTGGGCCCAGGGCACTGATACCATTCTAGCTGATGAGATGGGGCTGGGCAAGACCATACAAACTATTGTCTTCCTCTACTCACTCTATAAGGAG GGCCACACAAAAGGTCCCTTCCTGGTGAGTGCCCCACTCTCTACCATCATTAACTGGGAGCGGGAGTTCCAGATGTGGGCACCCAAATTCTATGTGGTGACATACACGGGTGACAAGGATAGCCGGGCCATCATTCGTGAGAATGAATTCTCCTTTGAGGACAACGCCATCAAAGGGGGCAAGAAAGCTTTTAAGATGAAG AGGGAGGCACAGGTGAAGTTCCACGTTCTCCTGACATCGTATGAGCTGATCACCATTGATCAGGCAGCACTCGGTTCTATCCGCTGGGCCTGTCTTGTGGTAGATGAGGCCCATCGACTCAAGAACAACCAGTCCAAG TTTTTCAGGGTTCTCAATGGTTACAAGATAGATCATAAGTTGCTGCTGACAGGAACCCCATTGCAGAACAATCTGGAGGAGCTCTTCCATCTCCTGAACTTCCTCACCCCAGAGAGATTTAA CAACttggagggcttcctggaggagttTGCTGACATATCCAAAGAGGACCAGATCAAGAAACTGCATGATTTGCTGGGGCCACATATGCTACGGAGGCTCAAGGCAGATGTCTTTAAGAACATGCCAGCCAAGACAGAGCTCATCGTTCGGGTGGAGCTAAGCCCCATGCAGAA GAAATACTACAAGTACATCCTGACTCGAAATTTTGAGGCCTTGAATTCACGAGGTGGTGGGAACCAGGTGTCGCTGCTTAATATCATGATGGATCTTAAGAAGTGCTGCAACCATCCATACCTTTTTCCCGTGGCTGCTATG GAGTCCCCCAAACTCCCCAGTGGGGCTTATGAGGGTGGGGCACTTATTAAGTCATCTGGGAAGCTCATGCTGCTCCAGAAGATGCTGCGAAAGCTGAAGGAGCAAGGACACCGAGTACTCATCTTCTCGCAG ATGACCAAAATGTTAGACTTGCTTGAGGACTTCTTAGACTATGAAGGCTACAAGTATGAACGCATCGATGGTGGCATCACTGGTGCCCTGAGGCAGGAAGCCATCGATCGGTTTAATG CTCCTGGAGCCCAACAATTCTGCTTCCTCCTGTCCACCCGAGCTGGGGGCCTGGGCATCAATCTGGCCACTGCTGACACTGTCATCATCTTTGATTCTGACTGGAACCCCCATAATGACATCCAG GCCTTTAGCCGGGCTCATCGGATTGGCCAGGCCAACAAAGTGATGATTTACCGGTTTGTGACTCGTGCGTCAGTGGAAGAGCGAATCACACAAGTGGCCAAAAGAAAGATGATGCTGACACACCTGGTTGTGCGGCCTGGGCTGGGCTCCAAGGCAGGCTCCATGTCTAAGCAGGAGCTTGACGACATTCTCAAATTTGGCACTGAAGAGCTGTTCAAGGATGAAAACGAGG GGGAGAACAAGGAGGAAGACAGCAGTGTGATTCATTATGACAATGAGGCCATCGCTCGGCTGTTGGACCGGAACCAGGATGCAACTGAGGACACTGACGTGCAGAACATGAATGAGTATCTCAGCTCCTTCAAAGTGGCACAGTACGTCGTGCGGGAAGAAGACAAG ATTGAGGAAATTGAGCGAGAGATCATCAAGCAGGAGGAGAACGTGGACCCTGACTACTGGGAGAAGCTGCTGAGGCATCACTATGAGCAACAGCAGGAAGACCTAGCCCGGAATCTAGGCAAGGGCAAGCGGGTTCGCAAGCAAGTTAACTACAATGATGCTGCTCAGGAAGACCAAG ACAACCAGTCAGAGTACTCGGTGGGTtcagaggaggaggatgaagactTCGATGAACGTCCTGAAG GGCGTAGACAGTCAAAGAGGCAGCTCCGGAATGAGAAAGATAAGCCACTGCCTCCACTGCTGGCCCGAGTCGGGGGCAACATTGAG GTGCTGGGCTTCAATACCCGTCAGCGGAAGGCTTTCCTCAATGCCGTGATGCGCTGGGGGATGCCACCACAGGATGCCTTCACCACGCAGTGGCTGGTGCGGGACCTGAGGGGCAAGACTGAGAAGGAGTTTAA GGCCTATGTATCTTTGTTCATGCGCCATCTGTGTGAGCCTGGGGCAGACGGCTCTGAAACCTTTGCCGATGGGGTCCCTCGGGAGGGACTGAGTCGCCAGCAGGTGTTGACCCGCATTGGAGTCATGTCTCTCGTCAAGAAGAAG GTGCAGGAGTTTGAGCACATCAATGGGCGTTGGTCAATGCCGGAACTGATGCCCGACCCCAGCGCTGACTCTAAGCGCTCCTCCAGAGCCTCCTCTCCTACCAAAACGTCTCCCACCACTCCTGAGGCTTCTGCTACCAACAGTCCCTGCACCTCTAAACCTG CTACTCCAGCTCCAAGTGAGAAAGGAGAAGGCATAAGGACTCCTCTTGAGAAGGAGGAAGCTGAAAACCAGGAGGAAAAGCCAGAGAAGAACAGCAGAATTGGGGAGAAGATGGACACAGAG GTTGatgcccccagcccagccccatcACTCGGGGAGCGGCTGGAGCCAAGGAAGATTCCTCTAGAGGATGAGGTGCCAGGGGTACCTGGAGAGATGGAGCTTGAACCTGGGTACCGTGGGGACAGAGAGAAGTCAG AAGATGTAAAAGGTGACCGGGAGCTTCGACCAGGGCCTCGAGATGAGCCACGGTCCAATGGGCGAcgagaggaaaagacagagaagcCCCGGTTCATGTTCAATATCGCAGATGGTGGCTTCACAG AGCTTCACACACTGTGGCAGAATGAGGAACGGGCAGCTATTTCCTCAGGCAAACTCAATGAGATCTGGCACAGAAGACACGACTACTGGCTTCTGGCTGGGATTGTCCT CCATGGCTATGCACGGTGGCAGGACATCCAGAATGATGCTCAATTTGCCATTATCAACGAGCCATTTAAAACTGAAGCCAATAAGGGGAACTTTCTGGAGATGAAAAATAAGTTCCTGGCCCGGAGGTTCAAG CTCCTGGAGCAGGCGCTGGTGATTGAGGAGCAGCTGCGGCGGGCGGCCTACCTGAACCTGTCGCAGGAGCCGGCGCACCCCGCCATGGCCCTCCACGCCCGCTTCGCCGAGGCCGAGTGCCTGGCCGAGAGCCACCAGCACCTCTCCAAGGAGTCGCTGGCGGGGAACAAGCCGGCCAACGCCGTCCTGCACAAGG TTCTGAACCAGCTGGAGGAGTTGCTGAGCGACATGAAGGCGGACGTGACCCGCCTGCCAGCCACGCTATCCCGAATACCCCCCATCGCAGCCCGCCTTCAGATGTCCGAGCGCAGCATCCTCAGCCGGCTGGCCAGCAAGGGCACGGAGCCTCACCCCACACCG GCCTTCCCCCCGGGTCCCTACGCTACACCTCCGGGGTACGGGGCGGCCTTCAGCGCCGCACCCGTAGGGGCCCTGGCCGCCGCAGGCGCCAATTACAGCCAGATGCCTGCAGGGTCCTTCATCACAG CCGCCACCAACGGCCCTCCAGTGCT